One stretch of Podospora bellae-mahoneyi strain CBS 112042 chromosome 2, whole genome shotgun sequence DNA includes these proteins:
- the hob3 gene encoding BAR adaptor protein Hob3 (COG:U; EggNog:ENOG503NV9C), with the protein MSWAGFKKNVNRATTQVMMKTGHVEKTNDRDYEVEERRFRTMEAASLRLQKEAKGYLDSLRAMTASQMRIAETIDAFYGEAGAKDGVSRSYKQAVEDLDAETIKALDGPYRTTVLEPISRFCAYFPDVNECIKKRSHKLLDYDALRAKVKKLVEKPDKDVTKLPRAEKEMDMAKAAYEQLNEQLCTELPQLIDLRVPYLDPSFEALVKIQLRFCAEAYSRMAQVQQYLDADTRDQYAEGHLDTRVEQVLQEIRELSISGTV; encoded by the exons ATGTCTTGGGCGG GCTTCAAGAAGAATGTCAACCGCGCTACGACgcaggtgatgatgaagactg GCCATGTCGAGAAGACAAATGACAGGGATTATGAAGTTGAAGAAAG ACGTTTCAGAACCATGGAGGCGGCATCGCTGCGGTTACAGAAGGAGGCAAAGGGATATCTAGATTCTCTGCGAG CGATGACGGCCTCACAAATGCGTATTGCCGAGACAATCGATGCCTTCTACGGCGAAGCCGGCGCTAAGGACGGCGTGAGCAGGAGCTACAAGCAAGCAGTAGAGGATTTGGATGCCGAAACGATCAAGGCGCTCGACGGGCCATATCGGACGACAGTGCTAGAGCCCATCTCGAGATTTTGCGCCTACTTTCCTGATGTGAATGAGT GTATCAAGAAGCGCAGCCACAAACTCCTCGACTACGACGCACTACGTGCCAAGGTTAAGAAGCTGGTCGAAAAGCCCGACAAGGATGTTACCAAGCTCCCAAgagcggagaaggagatggataTGGCCAAGGCAGCATACGAACAGCTCAACGAACAATTGTGCACGGAGCTGCCACAGCTCATCGATCTACGCGTTCCTTACCTTGATCCATCATTCGAGGCACTTGTCAAGATCCAATTGCGGTTTTGCGCAGAGGCTTACAGCAGAATGGCTCAGGTGCAGCAGTACCTAGATGCGGACACTAGAGATCAGTACGCCGAGGGCCACTTGGATACCAGAGTCGAACAGGTGCTACAGGAGATAAGAGAACTGAGCATCAGTGGGACTGTGTaa
- the GPX2 gene encoding Glutathione peroxidase 2 (COG:E; EggNog:ENOG503P24F), with protein sequence MTSSPWTACKGQEYPLSNLKDKVILIVNVASKCHFTSQYAGLEELYKNITAKHPDQFVILGFPCNQFGGQEPDAEAEIVTFCERNFGVTFPIMQKIGVNGDNAHPLFEWLKEQKSGLFGLKRIKWNFEKFLIGKDGQVKGRWASVTGPASLEKEILAELEK encoded by the exons ATGACTTCAAGCCCTTGGACAGCAt GCAAGGGCCAAGAAtaccccctttccaacctcAAAGACAAAGTAATCCTCATTGTCAACGTCGCCTCCAAGTGCCACTTCACCTCACAGTATGCCGGTCTTGAGGAGCTCTACAAAAACATCACCGCCAAGCACCCAGACCAGTTCGTCATCCTTGGCTTCCCCTGCAACCAGTTCGGCGGCCAGGAACCCGACGCCGAGGCGGAAATCGTCACCTTTTGCGAGCGCAACTTTGGCGTCACCTTTCCTATTATGCAAAAGATTGGGGTGAATGGTGACAATGCCCACCCCTTGTTCGAGTGGCTCAAGGAGCAAAAGTCTGGCCTCTTCGGGCTCAAGAGGATCAAGTGGAACTTTGAGAAGTTTTTGATTGGCAAGGACGGCCAGGTTAAGGGGAGATGGGCTAGTGTGACGGGCCCGGCTTctctggagaaggagatcttggctgagctggagaagtAA
- a CDS encoding hypothetical protein (BUSCO:EOG09263SFX; EggNog:ENOG503NUG0; COG:D) → MATEDARYRDSSQYRLWSFSPTQLSALREKTNAAARARISERLLSHPLPVSTSKQDLSAPTSNANTPDPDGNSPPALPEFLTPAEELTLVGYYTSEILRASEALHYADEIKATAAMFLKRFYITNSIMTYPPAEMFFVALFFACKVDTGHVNLAEYTKIFNKSAEEILAGEFLLCQGLRFAFDVKHPYRALRGAMMELASLPDMQKDLKRLDEAEAKARKVLQFSPLMTDAYFHYTPSQIMLAALSLADRGLAERLIQETFHFVAAEGNDTPGGGGGDNNKGNEEKARVIGSQIRDKVLGAIEGCRDMLSRELPERKDYWLNKQVIKTQITPLRKKLLKCKDPERWNLVELQRVRREQAAKKMDSDDEDDLGGGKKVKKEEDGDIFGGDLGHSAKKRKMTVKKEEDPFGGPMVKKEEPFGGTKVKKEEDLSFGRFGGAL, encoded by the exons ATGGCAACCGAAGACGCGCGCTACCGCGACTCCTCGCAATACCGTCTCTGgtccttctccccaacccagctcaGCGCCCTCCGCGAAAAGACCAACGCCGCCGCGCGCGCGAGGATTTCCGAGCGTTTACTTTCCCACCCACTCCCCGTCTCGACATCAAAGCAGGACCTCTCggccccaacctccaacgcCAACACCCCCGACCCAGACGGAAACAGCCCACCGGCCCTACCGGAGTTTTTGACTCCAGCAGAGGAGCTCACGCTGGTGGGGTACTACACCTCGGAAATCCTCCGCGCGTCGGAAGCCCTCCACTACGCGGACGAGATCAAAGCCACGGCCGCCATGTTCCTAAAGAGGTTCTACATCACAAACAGCATCATGACGTACCCGCCGGCGGAAATGTTTTTTGTCGCGCTGTTTTTTGCGTGCAAGGTCGACACGGGACATGTCAACCTGGCGGAGTATACGAAAATCTTCAATAAATCCGCCGAGGAGATCCTGGCGGGGGAGTTTCTTCTGTGTCAGGGGTTGAGGTTCGCGTTTGATGTTAAGCACCCTTATCGTGCGCTTCGGGGGGCGATGATGGAATTGGCGAGTCTGCCGGATATGCAGAAGGacttgaagaggttggatgaggcggaggcgaaggcgaggaaggtgcTGCAGTTTAGTCCGTTGATGACGGATGCGTACTTTCATTACACGCCGAGCCAGATTATGCTTGCTGCGTTGAGTTTGGCGGAtagggggttggcggagaggttgattCAGGAGACGTTTCATTTtgtggcggcggaggggaaTGATACCCccggggggggagggggtgataACAACAAGGGAAATGAGGAAAAGGCGAGGGTGATTGGGAGTCAGATTAGGGATAAGGTGCTGGGGGCTATTGAGGGGTGTAGGGATATGTTGAGTAGGGAGTTGCCTGAGAGGAAGGATTACTGGCTTAat AAACAAGTCATCAAGACTCAGATCACGCCCCTGCGGAAGAAGCTTCTCAAGTGCAAGGACCCGGAACGGTGGAATTTGGTGGAGCTgcagagggtgaggagggaacaggcggcgaagaagatggactcggatgatgaagatgatcttgggggtgggaagaaggtgaagaaggaggaggatggggatatTTTTGGGGGTGATTTGGGGCATAGtgccaagaagaggaagatgacggtgaagaaggaggaggatccgTTTGGGGGACCGATGGTGAAAAAGGAGGAGCCCTTTGGAGGGacgaaggtgaagaaggaggaggatttgtcCTTTGGAAGGTTTGGTGGGGCGTTGTGA
- a CDS encoding hypothetical protein (COG:H; EggNog:ENOG503NX1U), with protein MMEAISNLPYTSACKVALEFETRFWEHLDQPIYGSCYIAGPDYPGIGSVCYPSYNINGTGPGALLGSYISNPEWTEKWMAMNENEHVQYVLDAMVGIHGSVAQKQYTGRSSRVCQALDPLEGASWADPTVGQHQLYLPEYFKTHNNMIFIGEHTSYTHAWIASALESGIRGSVQLLLELGLVDEAKATVEKWMARWVEV; from the exons ATGATGGAAGCCATCTCGAATCTTCCATACACATCCGCATGCAAGGTGGCGCTGGAGTTTGAAACTCGGTTTTGGGAACACCTCGACCAGCCGATCTACGGGTCATGCTATATTGCTGGACCAGATTACCCCGGCATCGGGTCCGTCTGTTATCCATCCTACAATATCAACGGCACTGGCCCAGGCGCCCTCCTCGGGTCCTATATTTCGAATCCAGAATGGACTGAGAAGTGGATGGCGATGAATGAAAACGAGCATGTTCAGTATGTTCTGGATGCCATGGTTGGAATTCACGGCAGTGTTGCCCAAAAGCAATACACTGGCAGATCCAGTCGGGTTTGTCAAGCTTTGGACCCCCTTGAGGGTGCCAGCTGGGCGGATCCTACTGTTGGGCAACATCAGCTTTACTTGCCTGAGTATTTCAAGACACACAACAAT ATGATCTTCATTGGGGAGCACACCAGCTATACACATGCTTGGATTGCATCGGCTCTTGAGTCGGGTATTCGAGGGAGTGTTCAGCTTCTACTGG AGTTGGGGCTTGTCGACGAGGCAAAGGCTACTGTGGAAAAATGGATGGCGAGGTGGGTTGAAGTG TAA
- the LGA1 gene encoding L-threo-3-deoxy-hexylosonate aldolase (COG:H; EggNog:ENOG503P05F) — MTATNGATNGATNGHSSPRRPLPCGIYAPTMTFFDAETEDLDIPTIKKHAERLVKDGLVGLVTMGSNGEAIHCTREEKLAVTKATREALDEAGFTDTPIIIGATEGSVRGTIELCKLAKDVGADYALLLPPSYFRFLMDEQAIYDYFVSVADESPLGLILYNYPGAVAGIDMDSDLLIKLAAHPNIVGTKFTCGNTGKLTRVALATEAKTPWAEGSGYMAFGGMCDFTVQTLASGGSGIIAGGANVMPKVCTKVWNLYAEGKTEEAIALQKTLSKGDWVLTKAAIAGTKQAIQSYFGYGGHPRRPLKRLDKVKVTAIEEGVREVMEVERSL, encoded by the coding sequence ATGACTGCCACCAATGGTGCCACCAATGGTGCCACAAATGGCCACTCCTCCCCACGGAGGCCACTCCCATGTGGTATCTACGCCCCCACCATGACCTTCTTCGACGCCGAGACCGAAGACCTCGacatccccaccatcaagaagcaCGCCGAAAGACTAGTCAAGGACGGCCTCGTAGGCCTTGTCACAATGGGATCCAACGGGGAGGCCATCCACTGCACACGTGAAGAGAAGCTAGCAGTGACCAAGGCTACGAGAGAGGCACTCGACGAGGCCGGCTTCACAgacacccccatcatcatcggtgCCACCGAGGGCAGCGTCCGGGGAACGATTGAGCTGTGCAAGCTGGCCAAGGATGTCGGTGCTGATTACGCcctgctcctcccaccaTCCTACTTTCGGTTCTTGATGGATGAGCAGGCTATATACGATTATTTCGTGAGCGTTGCCGACGAGAGCCCGCTGGGATTGATTTTGTACAACTACCCCGGCGCTGTGGCTGGCATAGACATGGACTCCGACCTTCTTATCAAGTTGGCCGCGCACCCAAACATTGTCGGGACAAAATTCACATGTGGAAACACGGGAAAGCTGACGAGAGTGGCGCTGGCAACGGAGGCAAAGACACCGTGGGCGGAAGGGTCAGGGTACATGGCGTTTGGAGGAATGTGTGACTTTACAGTGCAGACTTTGGCAAGCGGGGGCAGCGGGATCATTGCTGGAGGCGCGAACGTCATGCCAAAGGTTTGCACAAAAGTGTGGAACTTGTATGCGGAAgggaagacggaggaggccATTGCGCTGCAGAAGACGCTGTCGAAGGGGGACTGGGTGTTGACCAAGGCGGCGATCGCGGGGACGAAGCAGGCTATTCAGAGTTATTTTGGGTATGGTGGGCACCCGAGGAGGCCCctgaagaggttggataAAGTAAAGGTTACTGCtattgaggagggggtgagggaggttatggaggttgagaggtcgttgtga
- a CDS encoding hypothetical protein (EggNog:ENOG503NUFC; COG:I; COG:T), translating into MNIGKKFDRAFQWAGEKMGSEAKTTMSDDFKQLEMEMALRFEGMERLQRSMNQYVKWVGRRVEAAEDREKGLPAAYLGRTMVAHGEEFQPDSDFGNCLITMGRANERVSAIQEAYVGEATTTWLESLERSLAMMKEYQAARKKLENRRLAYDASISKSQKAKRDDFRIDDELRAAKAKYEESSEDVGRRMQDIRDAEADSVRDLTQFLDAELDYHERCAEELRRVRQNWPGAPAPGGMSTYGSIERRPTTGRARSNTAQSFSERAPRVSSQKIYESDETESSAPPVRMPASRTGRIGLAVQPQNQQDGTVRPTISKASTFQGGASLERERIGGGRISGASTPSSVYGVNQNIPNVSNLRGQLRPVNKIVTTKDDVFGDRDDDTSDTGSPDWGRSSSPATSVGSASLTRTSSYPAVKKAPPPPPPSRSKKPAPPVPARREVGY; encoded by the exons ATGAATATTGGCAAGAAGTTCGACCGCGCCTTCCAATGGGCCGGCGAGAAGATGGGCAGTGAAGCAAAGACTACCATGTCTGATGACTTCAAGCAGCTCGAAATGGAGATGGCTCTTCGttttgagg GCATGGAACGCCTCCAAAGGTCAATGAATCAATACGTCAAATGGGTTGGCCGCCGTGTCGAGGCTGCGGAAGACAGAGAGAAGGGCCTCCCAGCTGCCTATCTGGGCCGCACAATGGTTGCACACGGCGAGGAGTTCCAACCAGACTCCGACTTTGGCAACTGCCTCATAACGATGGGTCGGGCCAACGAGAGGGTTTCCGCAATCCAGGAGGCTTATGTTGGGGAGGCCACAACAACCTGGCTGGAGTCGCTGGAGAGGTCGCTGGCTATGATGAAGGAGTATCAG GCTGCccgcaagaagctcgagaaCCGCCGCCTTGCGTATGACGCCAGCATCTCCAAGTCCCAGAAGGCCAAGCGAGATGACTTCAGAATCGACGACGAGCTTCGCGCCGCCAAGGCCAAATACGAGGAATCTTCCGAGGACGTTGGGCGCCGTATGCAGGACATTCGGGATGCTGAAGCTGACAGCGTACGGGATTTGACGCAGTTCTTGGACGCCGAGCTCGACTACCATGAGCGGTGTGCCGAGGAACTCAGACGTGTTCGCCAAAACTGGCCAGGAGCACCGGCACCCGGAGGCATGAGCACATATGGCAGTATCGAACGGCGCCCAACAACTGGCCGTGCCAGATCGAATACGGCGCAGAGCTTCTCTGAGCGTGCTCCTCGGGTGAGCAGCCAGAAGATCTACGAGTCCGACGAGACCGAATCGAGCGCACCACCTGTCCGCATGCCTGCGTCTCGTACTGGACGTATCGGCCTTGCAGTTCAACCTCAAAATCAGCAAGACGGTACGGTTCGCCCCACCATCAGCAAAGCTAGTACTTTCCAGGGCGGTGCGAGTCTGGAGCGGGAGCGTATCGGCGGAGGTCGGATATCCGGCGCCAGCACTCCAAGCTCGGTGTACGGCGTCAACCAAAACATCCCCAACGTCAGCAACTTGCGTGGCCAGTTGCGCCCTGTTAACAAGATCGTGACCACCAAGGACGATGTGTTTGGCGACCGGGATGACGACACGAGCGATACGGGAAGCCCGGATTGGGGCCGTAGCTCAAGTCCCGCCACCAGTGTAGGGAGCGCGAGTCTTACACGCACGTCTAGTTATCCTGCCGTGAAGAAggctccaccgccgcctcctccgagCAGATCCAAGaagcctgctcctccagTACCAGCGAGACGGGAGGTTGGTTACTAG
- a CDS encoding hypothetical protein (COG:P; EggNog:ENOG503NVB7), translating to MSSYKVSEYAGPTEMAHEGVNPLLEDINAPYSAGDFAWIMTCAGLVLLMVPGVGFFYSGLARRKSALALIWLSLMSIAVVGFQWFFWGYSLTFTHNTDASPFIGDLSNFGLMKVLGQPSVGSSKIPDVLFCLYQGMFAAITPALAIGAAADRGRMLPAIVFIFIWATIVYDPIAYWTWNPNGWSFVMGGLDFAGGTPVHISSGAAALAYSLMLGKRTGYNKVNGLPYRPHNVTHVVLGTVFLWVGWFGFNGGSALAANTRAVMACLVTQISACVGGFTWCLLDYRLEKKWSTVGFCSGVIAGLVAITPAAGYVPPWSAVIFGVCGGIICNFATKLKFLIGIDEPLDVFAEHGVGGIVGNLLTGIFAADYIAALDGATAIDGGWVNQNYIQLGYQLADSVAGFAYSFVMTCLICFVLNLIPGLSLRVSPEVEEIGLDDAELGEFAYDYVELSRHVNDVLVGGSAAGSVKESNEAPTEKA from the exons ATGTCGTCCTACAAAGTTTCCGAGTACGCCGGCCCAACGGAGATGGCCCACGAGGgcgtcaaccccctcctgGAAGACATCAATGCCCCCTATTCGGCCGGTGATTTCGCCTGGATCATGACCTGCGCTGGTCTTGTGCTGCTCATGGTCCCCGGTGTTGGTTTTTTCTACAGTGGTCTTGCCCGCCGCAAGTCTGCTCTGGCTTTGATTTGGCTGTCTTTGATGTCCATCGCCGTTGTGGGATTCCAATGGTTCTTCTGGGGTTACTCCCTGACCTTCACCCACAACACCGACGCCAGCCCCTTCATTGGCGATCTTTCCAACTTTGGTCTTATGAAGGTCCTCGGTCAGCCCAGTGTTGGCAGCTCCAAGATCCCCGATGTCCTGTTCTGCCTCTACCAGGGCATGTTCGCAGCTATCAC TCCGGCCCTCGCTATCGGTGCCGCTGCTGACCGTGGCCGCATGCTCCCGGccatcgtcttcatctttATCTGGGCCACCATCGTCTACGACCCGATTGCCTATTGGACCTGGAACCCTAACGGCTGGTCCTTTGTCATGGGCGGTCTCGATTTCGCCGGTGGTACCCCCGTGCACATCAGCTCCGGCGCTGCCGCTCTCGCCTACTCTTTGATGCTCGGAAAGCGTACCGGTTACAACAAGGTCAACGGCCTCCCTTACCGCCCCCACAACGTCACCCACGTTGTTCTCGGCACAGTTTTCCTCTGGGTTGGCTGGTTCGGCTTCAACGGTGGTTCCGCCCTCGCTGCCAATACCCGCGCTGTTATGGCCTGCCTCGTCACTCAGATCTCTGCCTGCGTTGGTGGCTTCACCTGGTGCTTGCTTGATTACCGCCTCGAGAAGAAGTGGTCAACCGTTGGTTTCTGCTCTGGCGTCATTGCCGGTCTCGTCGCCATCACCCCCGCTGCTGGTTATGTTCCCCCCTGGTCGGCTGTCATCTTCGGTGTCTGCGGCGGTATCATCTGCAACTTTGCCACCAAGCTCAAGTTCCTGATCGGTATTGACGAGCCCCTTGATGTGTTCGCTGAGCACGGTGTTGGTGGTATTGTTGGCAACCTCCTCACTGGTATCTTCGCCGC TGACTACATCGCCGCTCTTGACGGCGCCACCGCCATTGACGGTGGCTGGGTCAACCAGAACTACATCCAGCTCGGCTACCAACTCGCCGATTCTGTCGCTGGTTTTGCCTACTCCTTTGTCATGACCTGCCTCATCTGCTTCGTCCTGAACCTCATCCCTGGCCTGTCTCTCCGTGTCAGCcccgaggttgaggagatcGGTCTTGACGATGCTGAGCTCGGCGAGTTCGCGTATGATTATGTTGAGCTCAGCAGACACGTCAACGACgttcttgttggtggcagTGCCGCGGGCAGTGTCAAGGAGTCGAACGAGGCCCCTACCGAAAAGGCTTAA
- a CDS encoding hypothetical protein (COG:E; EggNog:ENOG503NU73), with protein sequence MEEQQKRNIVIIGGGIIGCTTAYFLTRHPKFNPNLHTITLLEATAIAAGASGKAGGLLALWAYPQSLVPLSYRLHKALAEEHNGAERWGYRRVGCGSITATVTRDDLLARTKTNLTPSSPVKGEQNGNGVATNSQNNDALPIQSSVAGDPAQGDKESDWQKLPKQDEDATTLLKPSVLPQDLDWFDSTVVQHYQEMGQPGATETAQVHPFHFTTSIAALAEQKGVDFRIGAKVTRLKYNSEKTQVIGLQYEDRNSGEIVDLDNVTDVVVSAGPWTGKILPRTKIEGLRAHSVVYEVDVTPYAVFTDIMLPTDFVPEHRARKGQKRKHKRNVDPEVYARPFGEVYACGEPDPSIPLPETADLVQCDEDQCDDLTAYMGTVSPILGSAPIKAKQACYLPRHMRFGTERDPVIGQSYVKGLWIASGHTCWGIQNGPGTGCLMAELILDGEARSADITELEPKKYKV encoded by the exons atggaggagcaacagaaaagaaatattGTTATTATCG GGGGCGGTATTATCGGATGCACGACGGCCTACTTCCTAACACGCCATCCCAAGTTCAATCCGAACCTTCACACGATCACTCTACTCGAAGCAACGGCGATTGCTGCTGGCGCATCCGGAAAAGCTGGTGGGCTTCTGGCGCTATGGGCCTACCCGCAATCTCTGGTTCCATTATCATACCGACTACACAAAGCGTTGGCAGAGGAGCATAATGGCGCCGAGCGCTGGGGATATAGACGAGTAGGATGTGGGTCTATCACAGCGACTGTTACTCGAGACGACCTCCTCGCTAGAACCAAGACGAACCTAACACCCTCGTCACCTGTGAAAGGAGAGCAAAATGGAAATGGGGTGGCTACAAACAGTCAAAACAATGATGCTCTTCCGATACAGAGCTCAGTGGCCGGTGACCCTGCCCAGGGCGACAAAGAATCAGACTGGCAAAAGCTCCCGAAGCAAGACGAAGATGCCACTACCCTGCTCAAGCCTTCTGTTCTACCACAAGATCTCGACTGGTTCGACTCTACAGTCGTTCAACACTATCAAGAGATGGGTCAACCTGGAGCAACCGAAACAGCACAAGTTCATCCTTTTCATTTCACTACCTCAATTGCCGCCCTCGCTGAACAAAAGGGAGTTGATTTCCGAATAGGCGCAAAGGTCACTCGTCTCAAGTACAACAGCGAGAAAACACAGGTTATCGGGCTACAGTACGAAGACAGAAACAGCGGCGAAATTGTTGATCTGGACAATGTGACAGATGTAGTTGTTTCTGCCGGGCCATGGACAGGCAAGATCCTGCCTAGAACCAAGATTGAAGGATTGAGGGCGCATAGTGTGGTTTATGAGGTAGATGTGACGCCGTATGCTGTCTTTACCGACATTATGCTGCCAACAGATTTTGTGCCTGAGCATCGGGCGAGAAAggggcagaagaggaagcatAAGCGGAATGTTGATCCGGAGGTGTATGCTAGACCTTTTGGTGAGGTATATGCTTGTG GCGAACCAGATCCTTCGATCCCTCTTCCAGAAACTGCAGACTTGGTGCAGTGCGACGAAGACCAATGTGATGACTTGACTGCATATATGGGAACCGTTTCGCCTATCTTGGGGAGTGCTCCCATCAAAGCGAAACAGGCATGCTATCTGCCAAGGCATATGAGGTTTGGCACGGAGCGTGACCCAGTCATTGGGCAGTCTTACGTGAAGGGGTTGTGGATCGCTTCCGGGCATACATGTTGGGGGATTCAGAACGGTCCCGGTACTGGGTGTTTGATGGCTGAACTGATCCTGGATGGTGAAGCAAGGAGCGCTGACATTACAGAGCTCGAACCGAAGAAGTATAAGGTCTAG
- a CDS encoding hypothetical protein (COG:H; EggNog:ENOG503NX1U) translates to MKRWLAVLAPSALAAAQNITSPSIRIETRVPLNSRLCNVYVEHVQPVKGAVDFSYGSCQQLTPHDSHHFIATSTDASQDRLVWTLPEDIFSGGCISAWSTTTNVLLGRSEVQHLDLHTMARRRHARLARRSNDPNSILMDNSTGVNVWGPWFDGVEVLKNAECSAIDSAAAKQKSIAIVGAGMSGLMAYLCLTQQGLTSVSLIEGGDRLGGRVQTVYLSGGPFDYSYQEMGPMRVPMTLTVANQTYNMSDHQLVFQLVEEMNMLNKDNDDDLHIDLIDWLEAGSRTLPRDGGSNRVGEVDGQQGRPDNQGAVGQLGMSVEEIFDKVNKALPCEDFCVEMANNMFTAHRKWLEKGLFDLAGNQWSEFAFTAEYLNNNINNTHFGYWGKGASSFWDKVYRSKSL, encoded by the exons ATGAAGCGGTGGCTCGCAGTTCTCGCACCATCGGCTCTCGCAGCAGCCCAGAATATCACAAGCCCCTCCATACGAATTGAAACTCGAGTTCCCTTAAACTCAAGGCTCTGCAATGTATACGTCGAACACGTGCAGCCTGTCAAAGGTGCTGTCGACTTCAGCTATGGCTCCTGCCAGCAGCTAACCCCACACGACTCCCACCACTTTATCGCGACCAGCACAGATGCCTCCCAGGACCGACTCGTTTGGACGCTACCCGAGGACATCTTTTCCGGCGGATGCATTTCGGCATggagcaccaccacaaatGTCTTGCTGGGCAGAAGCGAGGTGCAACACCTGGATCTTCACACGATGGCCCGAAGACGACATGCCCGCCTTGCCCGCCGCAGCAATGACCCCAACAGCATTTTGATGGACAATTCTACAGGTGTCAATGTTTGGGGACCATggtttgatggtgttgaggtgcTCAAGAATGCCGAATGCAGCGCTATCGATTCAGCTGCAGCCAAGCAGAAAAGCATTGCCATTGTCGGCGCTGGCATGTCTGGTCTGATGGCGTACCTTTGCTTGACCCAACAGGGACTTACCAGTGTCAGCCTTATTGAGGGTGGGGATCGTCTCGGTGGTCGGGTTCAAACGGTGTACCTGAGCGGTGGCCCTTTCGATTACAGTTACCAAGAGATGGGTCCCATGCGAGTTCCCATGACGCTTACTGTTGCCAACCAGACGTACAACATGTCGGACCACCAACTCGTTTTCCAGCTGGTAGAGGAGATGAATATGCTCAATAaagacaacgacgacgaccttcATATTGACCTTATCGACTGGCTCGAGGCTGGTAGCCGTACACTTCCTCGTGATGGTGGATCAAACCgtgtgggtgaggttgatgggcaACAAGGGAGACCCGACAACCAAGGTGCTGTGGGCCAGCTGGGGATGTCTGTGGAGGAAATCTTTGACAAGGTCAACAAAGCTTTGCCGTGCGAGGACTTTTGTGTGGAAATGGCCAACAACATGTTTACTGCTCATCGCAAGTGGCTCG AAAAGGGACTTTTTGACCTTGCCGGAAACCAATGGAGCGAGTTTGCCTTCACAGCTGAGTACCTCAACAACAATATCAATAATACTCATTTCGGATACTGGGGTAAAGGGGCTTCGTCGTTCTGGGACAAGGTATACCGGTCAAAATCTTTGTAG
- a CDS encoding hypothetical protein (EggNog:ENOG503P4AK; COG:J), whose amino-acid sequence MSVRRILVVGLGNPGEAYRNTYHSAGNIVLNALRNQMADTQPSFKVARHGKKSTEASIGPKYSFLQSPCVMNVTGTWFARAYREHLIDNGLSPAELGVVLVHDDLEEELGVVKIRDWARSHRGHNGIKSVNASLKADPDGKWARVSIGIGRPVERERASVSDYVLSKIPRHARGILEEKGGAGLLAALMDLERKWEAS is encoded by the coding sequence ATGTCTGTTCGGcgcatcctcgtcgtcggcctcggcaACCCCGGCGAAGCCTACCGCAACACCTACCACTCAGCCGGCAACATCGTCCTCAACGCTCTACGAAACCAGATGGCTGATACGCAGCCTTCCTTCAAGGTAGCGCGGCACGGAAAGAAGAGCACAGAAGCCTCCATCGGGCCAAAATATTCGTTTTTGCAAAGCCCCTGTGTTATGAATGTGACTGGGACATGGTTCGCAAGGGCTTACAGGGAGCACCTTATTGACAATGGGCTCAGTCCAGCTGAGTTGGGAGTTGTACTGGTGCATGATGacctggaggaggagctgggtgTAGTAAAGATTAGGGATTGGGCGCGGAGTCATAGGGGGCATAACGGCATTAAGAGCGTGAACGCCTCGTTGAAGGCTGATCCAGACGGGAAGTGGGCTAGGGTTTCGATCGGGATTGGGAggccggtggagagggagagggcgtcGGTTTCGGATTATGTGCTGAGCAAGATCCCAAGGCATGCTAGAGGGAtcctggaggagaagggaggtGCTGGGCTGTTGGCTGCGTTgatggatttggagaggAAATGGGAGGCTTCATGA